The following coding sequences lie in one Silene latifolia isolate original U9 population unplaced genomic scaffold, ASM4854445v1 scaffold_286, whole genome shotgun sequence genomic window:
- the LOC141639154 gene encoding uncharacterized protein LOC141639154, whose product MQAHTIHVVSKVDPIKYILSRPVLSRRLAKWEVLLKQYDLVFVSQKAVKSQVIADFFADHPVPTKWELSDELPGEEIFYVDILPPWQMYFDGAARRDGAGAGVVFISPQNHVMPYSFTLTQFCSNNVAEYQALILGLQMVIEIGVRDMDIYRDSELVISQVLDEYEVRKEDLIPYHRQALQLLNQLDSINIGHVTRSANKLADALANLAATFALGAEESMQVPVCNR is encoded by the coding sequence ATGCAGGCGCATACCATACACGTGGTCTCAAAAGTTgatccaatcaagtacatactctcaagACCAGTCTTATCTAGAAGACTTGCAAAATGGGAAGTGTTACTTAAACAATATGACTTAGTGTTTGTGTCTCAAAAAGCAGTAAAAAGTCAGGTTATTGCAGATTTCTTCGCTGATCATCCAGTCCCGACAAAGTGGGAACTTTCAGACGAACTACCAGGAGAAGAAATATTTTACGTGGACATTTTACCTCCATGGCAAATGTACTTCGACGGTGCTGCAAGGCGAGACGGAGCTGGAGCAGGAGTTGTTTTCATATCTCCCCAAAACCATGTAATGCCATACTCATTTACACTCACACAATTTTGCTCAAATAACGTGGCAGAATACCAAGCTTTGATATTAGGTCTTCAAATGGTAATTGAAATAGGCGTAAGAGACATGGATATTTACAGAGACTCAGAATTGGTGATCAGCCAAGTCCTCGATGAGTATGAGGTAagaaaggaagacttgattccCTACCATCGACAGGCATTGCAACTGCTTAATCAACTTGACTCCATCAATATTGGTCATGTAACGaggagtgccaataagttggctGACGCGCTTGCTAACCTTGCAGCCACTTTTGCACTGGGGGCAGAAGAATCTATGCAAGTACCAGTCTGCAATCGTTAG